From Miscanthus floridulus cultivar M001 chromosome 15, ASM1932011v1, whole genome shotgun sequence, the proteins below share one genomic window:
- the LOC136509398 gene encoding sphingosine-1-phosphate lyase-like, whose protein sequence is MSMCYVFCILFCVLSAICRYPIPPFDFSVKGVTSISSDVHKYGLAPKGTSIVLYRNHEIRKHQFVAVTEWTGGLYVSPTMAGSRPGGLIAGAWTAMRSLGLNGYLDSTSRIMEVSKKIQRGIGEIPGLFVIGKPDMTVVAFASDVVDIFEVNDIMSSKGWHLNALQRPNSLHICVTLQHTTIYDQFLKDLQDSVNTVSESKPGPISGGMAPIYGAAGKMPDRGTVKELLVEFMDSSC, encoded by the exons ATGTCAATG TGCTACGTTTTTTGTATTTTGTTTTGTGTTTTATCTGCAATATGCAGGTACCCTATTCCTCCTTTTGATTTTTCTGTCAAGGGTGTTACATCAATCTCATCAGATGTTCATAAGTACGGATTAGCACCAAAAGGCACAAGCATTGTCCTGTACAGAAATCATGAAATTAGAAAG CATCAGTTTGTTGCTG TTACCGAGTGGACCGGTGGGCTTTATGTTTCTCCCACTATGGCTGGAAGCAGGCCAGGTGGATTAATTGCGGGAGCTTGGACTGCTATGAGGTCTCTCGGACTGAATG GCTACTTGGACAGTACAAGCCGTATCATGGAAGTTTCGAAGAAAATACAAAGAGG GATTGGAGAGATCCCAGGGTTGTTTGTGATTGGGAAACCAGATATGACCGTTGTGGCATTCGCCTCGGATGTTGTCGACATATTTGAGGTGAACGACATAATGTCATCAAAAGGTTGGCATCTCAATGCTCTGCAGAGACCTAACAG TTTGCACATTTGTGTGACCCTTCAACACACGACTATTTACGACCAATTCCTGAAGGATCTGCAAGATTCTGTGAACACTGTGA GTGAAAGCAAACCAGGCCCTATTAGCGGTGGAATGGCTCCTATCTACGGCGCCGCAGGGAAGATGCCAGACAGAGGCACGGTGAAGGAGCTGCTTGTGGAGTTCATGGACAGCTCTTGCTGA